The nucleotide window TCCAGATCACGGGAGACACGCATGGCCGTCCCGTGGTCGCTCGTCCAGACACTGGAGGCCAGGGCGTATTCGACGTCGTTCGCCAGCTCAACGGCTTCGGCCTCCGTGGCGAACTTCTGCACGGTGATGACGGGGCCGAACGTTTCCTGCTGCACGATATCATCCGTCTGCTTCGCACCGGTGACGATAGTGGCTTCGTAGAAGAATCCCTTGTCGCCGGCGCGCTTGCCGCCGACCGCAACCGTGCAGTGTTCGGGCAGCGCGTCCATGACTGCGTTTACGGCATTGAAGTGGTTGATGTTGTTCAGGGGCCCGAAGTAGTTCTCGGCGTCATTCTCGGAGCCGGTCCGCAGCGTCCGGGTGTGCTCGACCATGGCGTTGACCAGATCATCGTGCGCGCTCTCTTCCACTAGCACGCGGGTGATGGCAGTGCAGTCCTGGCCTGCGTTGAAGAAGGCGAATTCGGCAATGGCCGCGGCACTCTTCTTGATGTCGGCGTCGGCGAAAACAATGGCAGGCGCCTTGCCGCCCAGTTCCAGGTGTGCGCGCTTCAGGCCCTTGGCGGCTCCGCTGGCCACGGCGATTCCGGCGCGTACAGAGCCTGTAATGGAAACCAGGCCAGGGGTCTTGTGTTCCACCATGGCAGCGCCCGTGCCGCCATTGCCGAGCACCACATTGACGACGCCGGCCGGGAAGATGTCCTTGACCAGCCGGGCCAGCACCAAAGTGGACTCCGGCGTCGTGTCGGAAGGCTTGAGCACCACGGTGTTGCCGGCGGCAAGGGCCGGGCCGATCTTCCAGACGGCCATCAGCAGCGGATAGTTCCACGGTGCCACCTGTGCGACCACGCCGATCGGTTCACGGCGCACAAAGGACGTATGTCCTTCCATGTATTCGCCGGCGGACTTGCCTTCGAGCAGGCGTGCGGCCCCGCCGAAGAAGCGCAACTGGTCGGCACCGGCGGCCACCTCCTCGGAGGCAATCATTTCCCTGACCTGGCCGGTGTTGCGGTGCTGCGCCTCGACCAGTTCCTCGCTGTGGGCTTCCATCGCGTCCGCGAGCTTGAGCAGCAGCAACTGGCGCTGGCTGGGTGTGGCGTGTTTCCAGCTCTTGAAAGCCGCGGCCGCCGCAGCCATCGCATCATCAACATCGGATTCAACCGAGACCGGGGACTGGGCCACCACTTCGCCGTTAGTCGGGTTGATGATGTCGAGCAGTTCGGTTCCGGCGGGAGTGACGAATTCGCCGTTGATGAAGTTCTGCAGGGTCTGAACCACGGTTTACATCCCTTTTCTGGCCTCAGGCCGTAACGCGCATAACCGGTCAGCGGCTGTGATTGCCGCAACACTGCCGACAATATGCCCCAGGCCCGGCCCGCAGCCATAGCTTCCTGCACACGGACCGGCGCTGACGTTCGTGCACATGCCCAACCGGACTTGCACGCCGGACGCGTCGATGCCCCGCTGCGCAGGCAACGGGGCATCATCAGGATGAAGCAACGGGCATCAGAGCTCCGGTGCGTGCTCCTCGGGCATTCTGGTGTCGTCTTCCGGGTGCCGCTGGAGGTTGACCAAGGCGAGGCCGAGGCCTCCCCAAACGGTCAGGATGGAAATGATCAGCATGATAATGGCCGCGGTGCTCATTTGCTTACCTCTTTCCTATTCGGCGCATCCAGCACAGGATCGTTGGCCGCGGATTTGCTGCTCCAGGGGATGAGCGACAGGACCAGTGCAACCACGATCAGCGCCACCACCATGCCCCAGCCAAAAACGCCCACAAACCACGTTGGCATCTCGGCGTAGCCTTCCTGGATTTTCTTGATCAGCTCGCTAATGAGAATGTAGCCCAGGACGATAGGCGACAGGATGCCCACGAGGATCCGCCAGCCAAGCCCGAGCTTGATGGAAGACACGTCGCTGACGTGCCCGCCCAGCAGCGGCAGCTTCCGAAAAGCGTACGTCAGCAGCAGGACCGTGACCAACGCACAGGCCATAATGCCGAAGTTGTTGACGAAGGCGTCCGTGACATCCAGGAGATTCAGTCCAGTGGTGGTCGGGAACAGCAGGATCGAGATCAGTGCCAGCGGGATACCAACGATCCACGTGGTCTTCACCCGTCCCATACCCAGCTTGTCCTGCACAGCCGAGATGATCACCTCGATGATACTGATCAGCGAGGTGAAGCCGGCGAAGACCAGCGATCCGAAGAAGAGGACGCCAAGCAGCGCGCCCAGCGGGGCCTCGGAGATGATGGTCGGGAACGCGATAAAGGCAAGGCCGATACCGCCGGAACCGGCCACCTCTCCGACCTCTGCGCCTGCGGTGAAGGCCATGAAACCGACGGCGGCAAAAACACCAATGCCAGCCAGGATCTCGAAACCGGAGTTGGAGAAGGCCACCACAAAGCCGGAGCCGGTCAGGTCGGTTTTGCGCTTGAGGTAGGAGGCGTACGTGACCATGATGCCGAATGCCACAGACAGTGAGAAGAAGATCTGGCCGTAGGCAGCCGCCCAAACACCGGTGTTGGTCAGCGCGCCCCAGTCCGGGGTGAACAGGGCGTCCAGCCCGTCAGCCGCACCGGGGAGGAACAGCGACTGGACCACTAGGAGCAGGAACATCACCAGCAGCAGCGGCAGGAAGATGATGTTTGCCCGGCCAATGCCTTTCTGGACGCCCGCAGCCAGGACCAGCAGCACCAGGGCCCAGACAATGACCAGCGGAATGAGCACATTGGGCACGAAATCGAAGCCGATGTTGATGTTCTCGCTGACCTGGAGGAAGTCGCTGATAAAGAATGTGGCCGGATCCGCGCCCCAGGCTTCGGTGAACGAGAAGATCATGTACATGCCGGCCCACGCGATTATTACCGCGTAGTAGATGGAGATGATGAAGCAGATAGCGACCTGCCACCAGCCGAGCCCTTCGGCCTTCGGCGTCAGGCGTCGATAAGCCAGCGGCGCAGAGCCCCGGTGGCGGTGCCCCACTGCATAATCAAGGAACAACAGCGGAATGCCAGCCGTCAACAGAGCGACCAGGTACGGAATGATGAATGCCCCGCCGCCGTTTTCATAGGCGACGTAGGGAAAGCGCCAGATATTTCCCAGGCCGACGGCGGAGCCGATGGCGGCGAGAATGAATACTTTTCGGGTGGACCACATCTCGCGCGGCGGCTTGGCCGGCGGCGCCCCCTTCGGGTGCGACAGATTGCTCATGCTGGGACCTCATAACGATTGCAAAATGACTGATTTCGCCCATCATAGACCCGGCCCCATGCGCGAGGAACAACACCCCGCGGGTGAACGCACAAACCGTTACCGCTGTTGCAGGATGCCTTTCCGTGATTCCAATGCCCCGCCAAAGGCGCCCGTAGTGCACGTGCACAATTAATGCCCGTATAGTTGCCCTATGGCTGTCTCTCTTGCCAATCTTCTGGCCCAAAAGTCCCTGCACCTGCGCGTCGTGGGGAAGGCAGCCGGTAATCCCGATGCTGCCATCACCTGGGTGGCGACGACCGAACTGGAAGACCCGCTGCCTTTCCTCGGCGGCGGCGAAGTAGTGCTGACCACCGGTTTGCGCCAAAAGACCGCTGCCGCCCAGCGGCGCTTCGTTGCACGGGTCCACGAGGCAGGCGCCGTCGCCATCGGCTTCGCTTTGGGCCTCTCGCACAGCAAAGTGCCACCGGCGTTCCTGAACGAGGCAGACCAGCTGAACCTGCCGGTATTCGAGATACCGTACGAAACGCCCTTCGTCGCGATCAGCCGGATGGTCGCCGATGCCATCTCGGCCGACCACTACCGCAAACTGGAGCGGCTGCTCTCCGACCACCAGGCTCTCTCGGCCTCGCTGCTGGGCGGCGGCGGCCTGCCGGCACTGCTGCGCACCCTGGCCGGAATGGTGGGTACCGACGTCGAGCTTTCGCAGTATGGGGCAGTGCTGTTCAGCACCGGAGCCGGCGCTACCGGCAGCTGGAACAAGGTGCCCATCGCCACCGGGCTGAAGGACAGGTGCACGCTCGCACTGGCCGAACCGTATGACCGCAATGCCATTGTGGACTATGCACAGAGCATGATCAGCCTGGAACTAAGCAACCAGGCCAAGCACCGGGCGGCCCAGCGCAATGCCGCCGGGCAAATCCTGCAGGACATCGTCCGCGGCACCCTGCAGGGCCAGGACGCGACGCTGCGGCTGAATACGATCGGCGTCGACACCACGCGGCGCCAACTGGTCATGCTGGTCCAGACCGCCAGCGGGCAGCGCGCCGCCCTGCGGACGTTGCCCCTGCCCGCAGCCTTTGAGGGGACCGCCACCGGACTGGTCGATGAGCGGTTGGTCCTGGTGGTCCGGGACGCGGAATCCGGCGAGCGCCTCGGCGAGGAACTCAGCAACTACCTGTACGACGCCGGCCTGACCGCCACCGTGGGTGTGGGTGGCAGCTATGCCCAGCCCAACGGCCTGCGCTGGAGCTACTTCGAGGCGAAGGAAGCCCTCACCCACGGCGCCCGGCTGAACGTGCCGCAGCGGCTGTCACTGACCTCGCTGCTGATGGCCTCCGAAGATGTGCCGCTGGCCGACCTCGCCGCCGAAGCACTGGATCCGCTCTCCGAGTTCGACGCCGCCCACGATGCCCAGCTCATGTCCACGCTGGAAACCTATCTGGAACTGAACGGCTCGGTGGCCGCGGTCGCCGAGACCCTCGGGCTGCACCGCAACTCCGTGCGGTACCGGCTGGCCCAGATCATCGAGCTAACCGGCTACGATCCGGCGTCTACGGCGGACCGGGTCCATCTCTGGCTGGCCTTGACCGTGCGCCGGCTCGCCGCCGAATCCGGTTCCGCCTAGCTCCGTTCCGTTCCGGCGGCAACAGCTGCGGCCATTCCCCCGGCGGCGGCCTCCGATGAACGGGAAATCCGGACCATGTCTTCCCGGGGTACTACCTTGATCCGTTCGCGTGCCACCGGGCCGGCTGCCGTTGCTTCGGCACCGAGTGCGCGCTCGTGCGCATCCAGTTCCAACCAGCCGTCCCATGTGGTGTATTCCACGCCGCGGTTCCCGAGCAGTTCCAGGATGGCGGCTTCGTCCGGCCGCGCCGCAGCCGGCAGTCCGGCGCGGTCCGCCAGCAGATGGGTGACGGTTTCCAGCGCGTCGCCCTTAGTGTGCCCGATCAGGCCCACCGGACCCCGTTTGATCCAGCCCGTGGCGTACAGCCCCGGTACCGGATTCCCGTCAGCATCCAGCACTTTGCCGCCGTCGTTCGGGACCACGCCGCGCTGGTGGTCGAATTCGACGTCGGGCAGCGCGGACCCGAAGTAGCCCACCGCCCGGTAGACGGCCTGGACCGGGTACTCAACGATCTCGCCGGTGCCGCGCACGTTGCCGGTGCCGTCGAGTTCGGAGCGCTCGAAACGGATTCCCGTGGTCCGGCCGGCTGCCTCGCCACTGCCGGCGAGGATCTCCACCGGGTTGTGCAGGAAATGCAGGTGCAGCCGGCGCGATGCTCCGGTGTCCTGCTCCTCCACGAGCCAGTTGGTGAGCGTGTTGACCATCGTCTTGGTCTGGTTATTGGAGCGGATCTGCTCGTCGGAGCCTTCGTCGAAGTCAAAGTCCTCCGGATAAAGGACAATGTCGACGTCACGGGAATGCGAGAGCTCGCGCAGCTCCAGCGGAGTGAACTTCACCTGCGCCGGACCGCGGCGGCCGAAGACGTGGACGTCGGTAACGGGTGAATTTTTCAGGCCCCGGTAGACGTTGTCCGGGATCTCGGTAGCCAGCAGGTCATCGGCATCCTTGGAGAGGATCCGTGCCACGTCCAGGGCCACGTTGCCATTACCTATGACCGCGATCTCCTTGGCCTCCAGCGGCCATTCGCGGGGAACGTCCGGGTGGCCGTCATACCAGGAGACGAAGTCCGCCCCGCCGAAGGAGCCCTCAAGCTCGACGCCGGGAATGTTCAGGTCTGCGTCCTTGATGGCGCCGGTGGCGAAGATGACCGCGTCATAGTGTTCGCGCAGATCGGCCAGGGACAGGTCCGTGCCGTAGTCCACATTGCCGAAGAACCGGATATCACCGCGGTCCAGCACCTTGTGCAGCGCCGTCACGATCCCCTTGATGCGGGGGTGGTCCGGGGCGACGCCGTAGCGGATCAGGCCGTACGGAGCCGGGTAGCGGTCGAAGAGGTCGATGCTGACCTGCACCGCACCGGAGGCCACCTCATCGCTTTTCGTGAGGATATCGGCGGCATAAACGCCGGCCGGACCGGAACCAACGACGGCGACGCGAAGCGGCCTGGCGCCGTCGGAATGAGGAGCCAGTGCAGCCTCCGGCTTGGATGGCTTTCCTGCGCCTGAATGGGGCGAGGCAAGGGGGGATGCTGTCATCGGAGTGTTCCTTTCGGGGAATCCAGGTCAATGGGAAGAGAGGTTGTGAGGGGATCTTGCAGGACTCAGGCCGCACGGGACTTCAGCAGTCCCCGGCCGCGCAGCAGCCTGCGCTCAACGGGGGCGAAAACCAGCAATTCAATGACAATGCCGATGGCCAGGATCAGCAGAATGGCCGACACGACGATGGCCATATCGGACAAGTCCCGGCCCTGCTGCAGCAAGGAGCCCAGGCCAAAGCCCATGGACCCGCCGACGGTGATGATTTCGGCGGCCATCAGCGAGCGCCAGGAGAAGGCCCAGCCCTGTTTGAGACCGCCGATGTAGCCCGGCAGTGCGGCCGGGAGGATGATCCGGGTTGCCTGCTGCCAGCGGTTGGCGCCCAGGACATGGCCTACCCGCAGGAACTGCGGCGGCACCTGGTCCACACCGGAAATGAGCCCATTGATGATCGAAGGCACGGCGCCCATGAGCACCACGAAATACACCGTGGCATCGGTCAGTCCGAACCAGATGATGGCAGCCGGCACCCAGGCCACGGACGGCAGAACCTGCAGCCCGGAGATGAGCGGGCCGAAGGCGGCTCGCAGCCCCTTGTGCTGGGACAGCAGCAGGCCGGCCGGGGTGGCTATCACCGCTGCGATCAGGAATCCGAGCACACCGCGTTCGAGACTGGTGAGGATGGTCTCCTGCGCGGCGCCGTCGCCCCCTAAGGAGCCCAGCGCCGCGGCCACATCGGCCGGTCCGGGCAGGATGTCCGGGCGCGGCTGCACAATCCAGATGTACATTTGCCACACATAGACGATGGCGGCGAGCGCGAACACGGGCAGCAAGGCCTTACCGATGGCCAGTCTGGCTGTGGACCTGCCCGGTTGCTGTGCCTGCAGCGCATCCAGCCCGGCTTCCAGCTGGCCGACGTCGTCGTTGGATTCTGTCTCAAGCCGCATGACGGCGGATCTCCCGTCGCAGCTCGGTGGTGATTTCGCCGGACAGTTCGGCACGGTCCCGTGCGTCCAGCCCGTCTCCGACATTCCATTCGGCGGCGATACGCCCGGGGCGGGATGACATCAGCAGTACCCGCTGCCCCAGCCGCACCGCTTCACGGACATTGTGCGTGATGAAGATGATGGTCCGGCCGGTCCGGCGCCAGATCCGTTCCAGTTCGTCGTGCAGCAAATCCCGGGTGATGGCATCGAGGGCCGCGAACGGTTCGTCCATCAGCAGCAGCTCACGGGACTGGGCCAGCGACCTGGCCAGGGCCACCCGCTGGCGCATGCCCCCGGACAATTCGTGCGGACGCTTTTTCCCGGCTCCGCCCAGGTGGACCAGCTCCAGCAATTCCCGAGCCTGTTCTGCGCGCTCCTGCCGTCCCACGCCGCGCAGTTCCAGCGCCAGCTCGACGTTGGCCTGCGCCGTCAGCCAGGGGAACAATGAGGCGTCCTGGAACATAAACGCCGCTTCCGGAGCTTTCAGCTCTCCTGCCGTGGGTTCTTCCAGCCCGGCCACCAGGTTCAGCAGTGTGGACTTGCCGCAGCCCGAGGCGCCGAGCAGAGCAACGAACTCACCTCGCTCCACGCGCAGATTGACGTTGTCCAGCACCAGCGGGGCGTCCGCGCCGAAGCGCTTGGAGAGGCCGCTGATTTCCAGCTGGGCGCCCGCGCGTTGCAGCACGGTGTTTTGGGAAGTCATGGTCCTCACTCCTTGCCCAGGCCGGCAGCGGGAACGGCAGGATTGCCCTCCCGCGACCGGAGCCCGTTGAGAATGGACAGATCCAGAATGGTGCTGATGTCGGCCTGCTCGGTAGTGCCTGCGGTGACGCCGTCCTCCAGCAGCTGGGCCAGTGCGGCGGCGTGGGGATCCAGGGTGAACGTTATGTTCGCCAGCGAGCGCCGCACCACCTCGTCGGTGAGCGGCAGGCCGTGGGCATCTTCGAGCCCCGCGTTGATGGCCTCGGCCACAATGGCCGGATCTGCGGCCAACGTCTCATTCAGCCATTCCACGGACCGTTGTTCGCCGGCGATCAGGGCCTTGACCTGCTCGGGATGCCGGTTCAGGAAGTCGGTGCCGACAATCAGCAGTGTGGTGGTGAACTGGCCCTCGGGCCACAGGTCCCGCTCGTCGACCAGCACCTTTGCGCCGGCTTCGAGTACCAGCCGCGAGGCCCACGGTTCCGGCACCCACGCCCCGTCGACCTGTCCGTCCTTGAACAGCTGCAGAGTGCCGGCATTCTCCGTGGGGTTGATGGTGACGCCTGCTTGGCCGTCTGCGGCAATCGGAATCCCCTGTTCCTTCAGCCAGACTCGCAGGGCAACATCCTGGGTCCCGCCAAGCTGCGGCGTGGTCAGCGTGGCCCCATGCAGGTCCTCGGGGTTGTCGATTCCTTCGCGCACCACCAGTTGGGCACCGCCGGAACTCGCCCCCGAGACGATCCGCAGGGACCGTCCCTCGCTCTGCACATAGGAGTTGATGGCCGGGTTAGGGCCGATGAAGGCGGCATCGATGGCGCCGGCGTTCAGCGCCTCCACGGCGGCCGGACCCGCGTTGAAGACCTGCGTAGACAGTTCAGTCCCGCCAAGCTCCTCGGCAAAGAACCCTTTATCCACACCGATCAGCGCCGGTGCATGGGTCACGTTGGCGAAGTAACCGAGCCGCAGCTCCTGCGCATCGCTGACCGGGACCTCGACCTCATGTCCGCCCCTGCGGTCGGCTGCGAGGGAAGCCGCGACCGCCCCGGCAACAATTGCGACGGCCAGCCCGACGGCGAGCAGGACTTCGGACGTGCGGCTGGACAGCAGGAGCCCCTTCTTCCGGGCCCGGTTAGCCGCCATGAGGCTCCCCCTCCCCGCCTGGAACCCCGCTGGCAATGCCGGCGGCGAGGGTGTTGCCGTCCACGGGATCGATCACCAGGAAGGCTCCGGTCCGGCGGTGCCGTTCGTAGGCTTCCACCGGCAGCGCCGAAGCCAGCCGGATCTGCACGGTACCGATGTCGTTGAGCCCCAGGTCCGCCGCCGGCTCCTGCGAGAAACTGGCCAGATCCAGCCGGCCGGTGATGGAGCGGAGGAGCCCCTGCACCGTCCTGCTGCCATGCTTGACCAGGACCTTGGCGCCTTCACGCAGCGGCTTGGGCGAGAGCCAGCACAGCGAGGCGTGCAGATCCTGGCTCGCCAGAGCGAAGGTGCCGGTTTCCACCAGCAGATCGCCGCGGCTGATGTCGATATCGTCGCTGAGCCGCAGCACCACGGACTGCGGCGCGGAGGCCTCCGCCAGGGAGGTGCCGGCGAAATCGATGCCGGCCACCGACGTCGTTATTTGGGTCCCGCCGGCGGAGCCGAGCACGGTGACGCTGTCGCCGACGCGGACCACACCGGAGGCCAGTTGCCCGGCATAACCGCGATAGTCCCGGAAGGTCTCGGGATCCAGGCCCGGCGCCAGCGCCCCCTGCGGCCGGATGACCGACTGCACGGGGAACCGGAACGCTTCGAATTCGTTCTCGAGTTCGTCCACCGCGGGCAGCGTTTCCAGCACCTCGAGCAGCGCCGGCCCGGTGTACCAGGGCGTGCGGGCCGAGAGCTCGACGACGTTATCGCCTTCCAGCGCGGACACCGGTACAACGCGCACGTCGGGCAGCCCCAGCTCCGCGGCTGCGCCCAGCAACTGTTCCTCCACATCCCGGAACACGGCTTCGCTGAACTCCACCAGGTCGATCTTGTTGACCGCGGCGACGA belongs to Arthrobacter crystallopoietes and includes:
- a CDS encoding aminobutyraldehyde dehydrogenase, with protein sequence MVQTLQNFINGEFVTPAGTELLDIINPTNGEVVAQSPVSVESDVDDAMAAAAAAFKSWKHATPSQRQLLLLKLADAMEAHSEELVEAQHRNTGQVREMIASEEVAAGADQLRFFGGAARLLEGKSAGEYMEGHTSFVRREPIGVVAQVAPWNYPLLMAVWKIGPALAAGNTVVLKPSDTTPESTLVLARLVKDIFPAGVVNVVLGNGGTGAAMVEHKTPGLVSITGSVRAGIAVASGAAKGLKRAHLELGGKAPAIVFADADIKKSAAAIAEFAFFNAGQDCTAITRVLVEESAHDDLVNAMVEHTRTLRTGSENDAENYFGPLNNINHFNAVNAVMDALPEHCTVAVGGKRAGDKGFFYEATIVTGAKQTDDIVQQETFGPVITVQKFATEAEAVELANDVEYALASSVWTSDHGTAMRVSRDLDFGAVWINTHILLTAEMPHGGFKQSGYGKDLSMYGVEDYTRIKHVMSALDA
- a CDS encoding methionine/alanine import family NSS transporter small subunit — protein: MSTAAIIMLIISILTVWGGLGLALVNLQRHPEDDTRMPEEHAPEL
- a CDS encoding sodium-dependent transporter, translating into MSNLSHPKGAPPAKPPREMWSTRKVFILAAIGSAVGLGNIWRFPYVAYENGGGAFIIPYLVALLTAGIPLLFLDYAVGHRHRGSAPLAYRRLTPKAEGLGWWQVAICFIISIYYAVIIAWAGMYMIFSFTEAWGADPATFFISDFLQVSENINIGFDFVPNVLIPLVIVWALVLLVLAAGVQKGIGRANIIFLPLLLVMFLLLVVQSLFLPGAADGLDALFTPDWGALTNTGVWAAAYGQIFFSLSVAFGIMVTYASYLKRKTDLTGSGFVVAFSNSGFEILAGIGVFAAVGFMAFTAGAEVGEVAGSGGIGLAFIAFPTIISEAPLGALLGVLFFGSLVFAGFTSLISIIEVIISAVQDKLGMGRVKTTWIVGIPLALISILLFPTTTGLNLLDVTDAFVNNFGIMACALVTVLLLTYAFRKLPLLGGHVSDVSSIKLGLGWRILVGILSPIVLGYILISELIKKIQEGYAEMPTWFVGVFGWGMVVALIVVALVLSLIPWSSKSAANDPVLDAPNRKEVSK
- a CDS encoding PucR family transcriptional regulator yields the protein MAVSLANLLAQKSLHLRVVGKAAGNPDAAITWVATTELEDPLPFLGGGEVVLTTGLRQKTAAAQRRFVARVHEAGAVAIGFALGLSHSKVPPAFLNEADQLNLPVFEIPYETPFVAISRMVADAISADHYRKLERLLSDHQALSASLLGGGGLPALLRTLAGMVGTDVELSQYGAVLFSTGAGATGSWNKVPIATGLKDRCTLALAEPYDRNAIVDYAQSMISLELSNQAKHRAAQRNAAGQILQDIVRGTLQGQDATLRLNTIGVDTTRRQLVMLVQTASGQRAALRTLPLPAAFEGTATGLVDERLVLVVRDAESGERLGEELSNYLYDAGLTATVGVGGSYAQPNGLRWSYFEAKEALTHGARLNVPQRLSLTSLLMASEDVPLADLAAEALDPLSEFDAAHDAQLMSTLETYLELNGSVAAVAETLGLHRNSVRYRLAQIIELTGYDPASTADRVHLWLALTVRRLAAESGSA
- a CDS encoding FAD-dependent oxidoreductase; this encodes MTASPLASPHSGAGKPSKPEAALAPHSDGARPLRVAVVGSGPAGVYAADILTKSDEVASGAVQVSIDLFDRYPAPYGLIRYGVAPDHPRIKGIVTALHKVLDRGDIRFFGNVDYGTDLSLADLREHYDAVIFATGAIKDADLNIPGVELEGSFGGADFVSWYDGHPDVPREWPLEAKEIAVIGNGNVALDVARILSKDADDLLATEIPDNVYRGLKNSPVTDVHVFGRRGPAQVKFTPLELRELSHSRDVDIVLYPEDFDFDEGSDEQIRSNNQTKTMVNTLTNWLVEEQDTGASRRLHLHFLHNPVEILAGSGEAAGRTTGIRFERSELDGTGNVRGTGEIVEYPVQAVYRAVGYFGSALPDVEFDHQRGVVPNDGGKVLDADGNPVPGLYATGWIKRGPVGLIGHTKGDALETVTHLLADRAGLPAAARPDEAAILELLGNRGVEYTTWDGWLELDAHERALGAEATAAGPVARERIKVVPREDMVRISRSSEAAAGGMAAAVAAGTERS
- a CDS encoding ABC transporter permease, which gives rise to MRLETESNDDVGQLEAGLDALQAQQPGRSTARLAIGKALLPVFALAAIVYVWQMYIWIVQPRPDILPGPADVAAALGSLGGDGAAQETILTSLERGVLGFLIAAVIATPAGLLLSQHKGLRAAFGPLISGLQVLPSVAWVPAAIIWFGLTDATVYFVVLMGAVPSIINGLISGVDQVPPQFLRVGHVLGANRWQQATRIILPAALPGYIGGLKQGWAFSWRSLMAAEIITVGGSMGFGLGSLLQQGRDLSDMAIVVSAILLILAIGIVIELLVFAPVERRLLRGRGLLKSRAA
- a CDS encoding ABC transporter substrate-binding protein, translating into MAANRARKKGLLLSSRTSEVLLAVGLAVAIVAGAVAASLAADRRGGHEVEVPVSDAQELRLGYFANVTHAPALIGVDKGFFAEELGGTELSTQVFNAGPAAVEALNAGAIDAAFIGPNPAINSYVQSEGRSLRIVSGASSGGAQLVVREGIDNPEDLHGATLTTPQLGGTQDVALRVWLKEQGIPIAADGQAGVTINPTENAGTLQLFKDGQVDGAWVPEPWASRLVLEAGAKVLVDERDLWPEGQFTTTLLIVGTDFLNRHPEQVKALIAGEQRSVEWLNETLAADPAIVAEAINAGLEDAHGLPLTDEVVRRSLANITFTLDPHAAALAQLLEDGVTAGTTEQADISTILDLSILNGLRSREGNPAVPAAGLGKE
- a CDS encoding sulfate adenylyltransferase subunit 1, with amino-acid sequence MTTTDFQTATLFRFATAGSVDDGKSTLVGRLLHDSKSILADQLEAVTRTSAERGFGGSASGNGQGQQIDLALLTDGLRAEREQGITIDVAYRYFATEKRSFILADCPGHVQYTKNTVTGASTADAVVVLIDARKGVLEQTRRHLAVARLLRVPHIVAAVNKIDLVEFSEAVFRDVEEQLLGAAAELGLPDVRVVPVSALEGDNVVELSARTPWYTGPALLEVLETLPAVDELENEFEAFRFPVQSVIRPQGALAPGLDPETFRDYRGYAGQLASGVVRVGDSVTVLGSAGGTQITTSVAGIDFAGTSLAEASAPQSVVLRLSDDIDISRGDLLVETGTFALASQDLHASLCWLSPKPLREGAKVLVKHGSRTVQGLLRSITGRLDLASFSQEPAADLGLNDIGTVQIRLASALPVEAYERHRRTGAFLVIDPVDGNTLAAGIASGVPGGEGEPHGG